From the Actinopolymorpha singaporensis genome, the window TCAGCCGACGTCACCCGAAGGCCGCGGTGCGGTAACAGAGCCCGCACATGCGGCGCGAGCCGTGGTGAGGTTCGCCGGTGGGAGTTGCGCGGCGGGGGCGCCTAGGACCGAGCGCCGGTCGGCCCGGTCGACTCCGTCGGCTCCCAGGTGGTGGGAAAGGTGAGGCTCCGGCTGGCGGAGTTCGCCGGCACCAGCGAGATGAGCCGGTCCCGCAGCCGCGCGCCCAACGGGTTGCGCAGCTGGCCGATCTTCCCGAGCAGACGTGCCTGCTTGGCGAGCCCGGTGGTCCGCGCCCGGCGGAGCCGGTCGTACTCCGGCAGCGCCGCGGGCACCTCGCCGGGGCCGGCGGCACGGACGACGGTCGCGAGCTCCACCGCGTCCTCCAGCGCCTGGCACGCGCCCTGGCCGAGGTCTGGCGTCATCGCGTGCGCGGCGTCGCCGAGGAGCACCAGCCGGTCGCGGACGAACGTGCGCGGCAGCGGCCACAGTAGTTCGATGTCGGTACGGATGATCCGGTCCGGCGGGGTTGCCTCGAGCAGCCGGGGAACAGGGTCGTGCCAGTCCGCGAACAGGCCGGGCACGTCCTCGCTCCCGTCTGCACGGTAACGCGGGTCGGCGTGCGCGAGCGTCGCGTACCAGTAGATGCCCCCGTTGGCGAGCGGAATGCAGCCGAACCGCTGGCCGCGCCCCCACGTCTCGCTGCCCGACTGGAGCGCGGGTGCGGACTCCGGCGGGATCAGCGCCCGCCAGGTCACGTAGCCGGCACCGCGCGTCCGGGTCCTGGGGTCGACCAGTGTCCGCAGCCGGCTGTGGATGCCGTCGGCGGCCACCACCAGGTCGGCGGGGAACTCCTCGTCGTCGGTCCGTACGACCGCGGCGGCGGGCCCGAGGTCCACGCCGGTCACGGTGCGGCCCAGGTGGAGCGCCTCGCCGGGCACGAGATCGCGGAGTACGTCGTACAACTTCGGCCGGGTCACCATCAGCGGAATGGTGAAGGCGTCCGCGGTGTCGGCCGGGCTGGGGTCGACCCGGCTGAGCCAGCGCCCGTCCGGCCGGCGCAGCCCGACCATGTCCTGCAGCTCGTTGTGCCCGCGCAGCCGGTCGACGGCGGTGGGTTCGACGGCGGCGATCGCCCGGAGGGCGTTCGGCCACAGCGAGAGGCCGGCACCGACGGCCTGGATCCGGGGCCGGCGTTCGAGCAGGTCGACCTGCCAGCCGTCGCGTGCCAGCGCGGCAGCAGCCGCCAGTCCGCCGACTCCGGCACCGACCACGACCGCCCTGCGCTGCTGCGTACTCATCGGCCCTCCACTCCCGGCACTGCCCGCACTCCCCGCGCGGCCTACCCGTAGGCGTTCCTCTACATCTGTAGAGGCGCTGCGGTTCACACTACAGGTGTAGAGGGGTGGTGGGTAGGGTTCCGAGCGTGACGCCCGACGCACCGCGACTACCCGGCCCCTCTCGCCCCGCCCGTACGACCAGGGCCGACGCGCTGCTGGACGCCGCGATCGCGGTGGTCGCCGACACCGGGCTGCGCGGCCTCACCCACCGCTCGGTCGACGCCCGGGCGCAGGTTCCGGCGGGCTCGGCCAGCTACTACTTCCGCACCCGGGTGGCGTTGCTGCAGGCGATCCTGCAGCGGCTGATCGACCTCGACGCGGCCGACTCCGCGGCGTACCTCCCCTTCGCCGACGAGGCATCGGCCCAGGCCACCGACCTGACCGGAATGGCGGCGGGCTGGGCCCGGCTGTTCGCCCACTGGCTCGGACCCGGACGGCAGCGCCTGCGTGCCCGCTACGCGCTCTACCTGGAGGGCCGCCACCACCCTGAGCTGCACGAACTGCTGGACACCGCGAGCGCGCAGTTCGTCGGGGGAGCGCGAGAACTGCTGGCGGCGGCGGGCGCCCCCGATCCCGACCGCGACGGGCCACTGCTGGTCGCGCTGCTCGACGGCCTGCTCTACGACCAGATCATCCGTGGCGGGCCGGGCGTCGACGAGGCCGAACTCCGCCGCCGGATCGAGGTGATCCTCGGCGCCGTCCTGCCGCACCTGGCCCGGTGGGGCGTGCCGTGACGCGCCCCGAGGCAGTTCAATGGGACACATGCCGACGTCCGACAGCCCTCCCCAGACCCGGCTCTCCGTCACCGTCTGGGACCGCCCCGACGCCGAGCCGCGGACGTTCGAGCTCACCGAGGATCCGCCGGCCGGCACCCATCCCCGCCCGGAGGCCGCGGTCGCCGCGATCGAGGCCGCGCCCCGGCCGTTCGAACCCGTTCCCCGCGACGCGATGTGCACCCAGATCTACGGCGGACCGCAGCGCGCCGTCATCGAGGGCATGTGGCGAGGGCAGCGCGTCCACGCGTCGTACGACAAGAAGAACGGCTGCGAGATCGCCCGGTGGAAGGCTCTCGGCGCGGTCCTCGACCCGGAGTGAGCAGGCCTGGAGCCGGCACCGGAACCGACACCGGAGCCGGCGCCGCTACTCCCCGGCCGCGAGGTGCTCGAGCAGGTCCTGCCGGGTGAGTACGCCGACCGGCTTGCCGTCGTCGAGGACGAGCACCGCGTCAGCGGTCTCCAGCAGGCGCACCGCGGCGGCGACCGGCTCCCCGGCACCGAGTTGGGGCAGCGGCGGCGACAGGTGCTGCTCCACCCGGTCGGCGAGCTTGGCGTGCCCGGAGAACAACGCCTCCAGCAGGTCGCGTTCGTGCACCGCGCCGGCGACCTCGGCCGCCATCACCGGCGGCTCCGCGCGCACGACCGGCATCTGCGACACGGCGTACTCGCGGAGGATGTCGATCGCCTCGGCGATCGTCTCGTTGGGGTGAGTGTGTACGAGCGAGGGCATCGTCCCGCTCTTGCGCCGCAGCACGTCGCCGACCGTGTCGTTGCTCTGCCCGCGCAGGAAGCCGTAGTGGGTGAGCCAGGCGTCGTCGAACACCTTCGACATGTAGCCCCGGCCGCCGTCGGGCAGCAGCACCACGACCACGGCGTCCTCGTCGGCCTCCCGGGCGACCTGGGCCGCGGCGACCACCGCCATCCCGGACGAGCCGCCGACCAGCAGGCCCTCCTCGCGGGCGAGCCGGCGGGTCATCGTGAACGAGTCGTGGTCGGACACCGCGATGATCCGGTCGCAGATGGTCCGGTCGTAGGTGGTCGGCCAGAAGTCCTCACCCACGCCCTCGACGAGGTAGGGCCGGCCGGTGCCGCCGGAGTAGACCGAGCCCTCCGGGTCGGCGCCGACGATCTGCACCCGGCCGTCGGAGACCTCCTTGAGGTAGCGCCCGACGCCGGTGATCGTGCCGCCGGTGCCGATGCCGGCGACGAAGTGGGTGATCCGTCCGTCGGTCTGGTCCCAGATCTCCGGCCCGGTGCCCTCGTAGTGCGACTGGGGGTTGTTGACGTTGGAGTACTGGTCGGGCTTCCAGGCGCCCTCGCGTTCCTTCACCAGGCGGTCGGACACCGAGTAGTAGGAGTCGGGGTGCTCCGGCGGGACGGCGGTCGGGCAGACCACGACCTCCGCGCCGTACGCTCGCAGTACGTTGCGCTTGTCCTCGCTCACCTTGT encodes:
- a CDS encoding cystathionine beta-synthase, with the translated sequence MRYHESLQSLVGNTPLVRLTRSAEGVRGLLLAKVEYFNPGGSVKDRIALRMVEAAEHEGALRPGGTIVEPTSGNTGVGLAIVAQSRGYHCVFVCPDKVSEDKRNVLRAYGAEVVVCPTAVPPEHPDSYYSVSDRLVKEREGAWKPDQYSNVNNPQSHYEGTGPEIWDQTDGRITHFVAGIGTGGTITGVGRYLKEVSDGRVQIVGADPEGSVYSGGTGRPYLVEGVGEDFWPTTYDRTICDRIIAVSDHDSFTMTRRLAREEGLLVGGSSGMAVVAAAQVAREADEDAVVVVLLPDGGRGYMSKVFDDAWLTHYGFLRGQSNDTVGDVLRRKSGTMPSLVHTHPNETIAEAIDILREYAVSQMPVVRAEPPVMAAEVAGAVHERDLLEALFSGHAKLADRVEQHLSPPLPQLGAGEPVAAAVRLLETADAVLVLDDGKPVGVLTRQDLLEHLAAGE
- a CDS encoding FAD-dependent monooxygenase — protein: MSTQQRRAVVVGAGVGGLAAAAALARDGWQVDLLERRPRIQAVGAGLSLWPNALRAIAAVEPTAVDRLRGHNELQDMVGLRRPDGRWLSRVDPSPADTADAFTIPLMVTRPKLYDVLRDLVPGEALHLGRTVTGVDLGPAAAVVRTDDEEFPADLVVAADGIHSRLRTLVDPRTRTRGAGYVTWRALIPPESAPALQSGSETWGRGQRFGCIPLANGGIYWYATLAHADPRYRADGSEDVPGLFADWHDPVPRLLEATPPDRIIRTDIELLWPLPRTFVRDRLVLLGDAAHAMTPDLGQGACQALEDAVELATVVRAAGPGEVPAALPEYDRLRRARTTGLAKQARLLGKIGQLRNPLGARLRDRLISLVPANSASRSLTFPTTWEPTESTGPTGARS
- a CDS encoding TetR/AcrR family transcriptional regulator, which gives rise to MTPDAPRLPGPSRPARTTRADALLDAAIAVVADTGLRGLTHRSVDARAQVPAGSASYYFRTRVALLQAILQRLIDLDAADSAAYLPFADEASAQATDLTGMAAGWARLFAHWLGPGRQRLRARYALYLEGRHHPELHELLDTASAQFVGGARELLAAAGAPDPDRDGPLLVALLDGLLYDQIIRGGPGVDEAELRRRIEVILGAVLPHLARWGVP
- a CDS encoding SSI family serine proteinase inhibitor: MPTSDSPPQTRLSVTVWDRPDAEPRTFELTEDPPAGTHPRPEAAVAAIEAAPRPFEPVPRDAMCTQIYGGPQRAVIEGMWRGQRVHASYDKKNGCEIARWKALGAVLDPE